Within Scleropages formosus chromosome 24, fSclFor1.1, whole genome shotgun sequence, the genomic segment CGCGCCGGGAAGGGCAGGAGGCCACGGAGCAGTCGGGTTCCGGTCCGCGCCGCCGCAGCCACGGTTCCGTGAGAGAGAGTCTCTTCTTCCCTGTGCTGGAGCGCAACGAGCAGCAGCGGCTAGACGCGCTGAGCCGAAGCTCCCCGGAGCGCAGCCTGCAGCACGATGTGCGGCCCAAGCGCTGGACCTGGGGAGGTGAGTGAGGAAGCGCTGGGGAGGGACAGACGGACGGagggacagatggatggatggacaggcggcgaggtgggggtgggaggaagAGAGCAGGGGGTGTGGAGCCTGCAATGCAGGGCAGCGTCTGTGCGGTGAGACGGGTGAGATCCCCACCGCAGGGGTGTCTTTAACCCCTGCCGTCCCACCGCCgcgcccctcccctcccctcccgcgACACTGGCACGGTGGCGCCGCGCTCTCGGCCGCTGCGGCCCCTCGACGAGACGGCTTCGTCACAGAGTCGCCATGTGACGGCAGGGCGCCACCATGGACCGTATGACTGGTGACGCATCGGTAAAAACTGACCCCCCCGAGGCTGCGGGAGCAGCAGGCTGACGTGACTGTGTGCACTGAGCAGCTTGTGGCTCTAGGGCTTCAGGTGCGGAACCCGAGTCTCCCAGAGCGGATCCCACGCTACACGTGCAGTAAAACGGCTCAGGGAGCACTGGCAGCATAAATAACACGGTGAAAACGCAGCGAAATTAAGAAGTAGCAGCGGAACCCGATGTGTTGTGTGTAACATCCgtgtctcctgtgtgtgtgtgtaaccgcCTGCTGCTGCCCCTGAACAGGTGACTACGAGAACGACCTGAGGTGTGACGTCTCACCATCCAGCACCAGCAGTGAATCTAACCATGGTAAGGAACATGGGTAACGGCGCTGTGTGTTCGCACTGCAGAACGGCCGTCTAAATGCCGTGTGTCCCCCTCGCTCCTTTGTCTGGAGATGTGCGGGTGGGGCCTCTGCGCTTCACACATTTATGAGTTCTCCCGAAATGACGATTAAATGGCGTGcgtgcacgcacgcgcgcacacacacacacacacacacacacacacacacacacacacacacacacacacacacacacacacagaggagaatCCAGATTTACCAAGGGAACAACGTGAGGTTTTGGACTCCTTAGGAGccaagtgggggggggtgcggtaatGCAGTGATTCCTGCTCTGCCTGCAGACCTCCCACAGAGAGCATCACAAAGAACCCCCCACCAAGCCTAAGGGACACACAGTaggaccccccccacctcccccctcgCTATGTAGTGCCTCAAGCAGTCTGCTGTACTGGACtggacactgacacacaggtCCCTGCACTGGGCGTTGGACACTGAGACACAGGTCCCTGCACTGTCGCTCCAGGCTAACAGCACAGCTCCTGGTTTCTGGCATCAAGGAGAGAAATACGACAGTAGCTGAGCTCTGAGCTGCGCTTGTCCCATGTCCACCAAGCTCTGCCATTCCTTTACCTTTCTGcaaatgcttgtgtgtgtgtccacacaaAGGTTCCCAGTGAAAAAACTCAGTTGCCTTTCCAATGTCTcttttgtgtctgtgtccttTGTAGTGTCTCCTAGTCCCCACAGACCTTCCGCCTCGGGCCCTCCCAGTGATGCCGAGAACGGAAAGAGCAGAGTCGAATCCCCAGCTGCAACCCCTAAAGCGCCGGCGGTGAGTTCCAGCTCCCCCAGTACCCTGTGGGCACCACGGCGTCACGATGAGACACACGTCCTCGTTTACTGTAGACAGCCCAGTATGACACACTGTAGGGGCACCAGGGAGTCTAGAGCTCAGTGGTGTCACGCTGTGATCGGAAGGTTTCCAGCTCACGTCCCACTGCTGCTCAAGTGCCCTTGATTGCGATGTTCACCCTGCTTTGGCAGAGTGGCAGTGCGCTGCGGTACAAGTGGGCAAATCAATGTATCGTTGGGTGTTCGGTGCGATCACCGGCTTTGGGCGAAGGTAAGCAAGGGTCGACGATGTCATGCcgtcaccgtgccaccgcacacACCCTGACAGTGACAGTGTTCCTCCTCAGATGGAGACTTCAGGTGCAGAGAAAGCATCGGCCTCCTTGCTCAGAAGCTCCTCTGCGAGGCGTCCCGACTCCCCGGCCACACCGTCTCGGCGCTCCTCTCCTCGGCCCCTGAGCCAGAGCCTCGGCACTCCCAGAAGGTCTCCTTCCTGTCTGCTTCACCTGCTATATGCAGCCGGTCCCTCCTGACAGACCCGCCACTTCCTGCCCAATGGGCCCTTCTcttgttctgcttttcagcCATTGCTTGTGTGTTCTTGTTAAGCCTCACGTTTTGCTAGTGCTCCATCTCACTAGTTGAGAAGAATCGTCCCCAAAGGTGCGTGCAGCGTACGCAGGGACGAGGGACGCTGCTTCCGAGGAAATGAAAATGTCCTCTCGCTGACGTTTCCAGGAGCCGCCGCCAGTCGCCCTGCGCCACCGGGCCTCACCCCTCCTCGCCCCTGAAGAACGGACCCAGCTGGCCCAGCGCAGACCTCAGCAGGAAGCCAGCGGGGGAGGAGAAGGAAGTCAAAGGTCACGGCTCATCTGAGAGGAAAGCGTCAAAGGCGGAGACGACCGAAAGGAAGATGCCCAAGTCTGTGAGCCGGGAGAGAGCAATGGGTGCAGAAAGGAGCGCAGGTGAGCTGCGGCACCCGTGTGGCCCGGCTCAGGGAGTCGCTCTTTGCACGCGTCTGTCTCCCAGGCAACCGTGTCCCTCGGTCTCTGTGCAACAGACGCGTCCCCCGTGACCCCTACCGGAAAGCCTGTTGCCGGGACAACGGATGCAGAGGAGGCATCCAGACTGCTGGCAGAGCGCCGGCGTCAGGCTCGTCAGCAGAAGGAGCAAGAGGAGAGACAGCGgcgagagcaggaggaggaggagaggtgcgtgcgtgtgtgtgcgtgtgtgtgcgcgcgtgtatGCCATACACACGTTGTCATGATGTTTTCTTCCCCAAGGCTGAGAGTGGAGGAAGAGCAAAGGAGGCTGAGAGAAGAGAGAGCGCGTCTAGAGGAGGAGGCCCGGCAGAAGGAGGAGCAGAGGCAGAGGGAAGAGCTGGAGAGAAGAAGAGTGGAAGAAGAGGAGCGGCGTCTGAAGGAGCGACGATGGAGGGAACTGCAGGctcagctggagagagaggtcAGAGAGCTCATTTCATCATTTCGTTGTattctgcgtgtgtgcgtgcacgtgtgCACGCATGGCATGAGCATGTGTGTCCCTGTCTCTAACAGAAGGAGGAAATGGACTTTCGGGCCCAGAAGGAGGCAGAACGCCAGCAACAGGAGAGGGAGATGCTCAAATTACAGGAAGATGAGGAGAGACTGCAGAGGAAGAAGGTGCTGAGATTCCACAGCACCACTTGAGTTCAGTTCAGTGACGCACTGACATTCAACACTCGATGCTCTACACTGACGTTCAACACTCGATATTCTACGCTTGATGTTTTACACTGACGTTAAACACCCAATGTTCAAGGAGCACTGTAGAGCACCAAGGTGTTGAATTACAAATGACACACTGAGCTCCCAGCACACGGTAGAAAACACACAGCTCTCACACTGAAGACTCACGTTGCAGAAGAAAAGGTATTTCGTTCCCACTGCCGTCGCCATGACACACCCAACACCGAACGCTCAAATGTAGTCCTCATGCTCCGCATGCCGTGTTCCACACTCGTGGCTCATGGCGCTGAGGAGGAAGACACTGAGTCGGTAGCGACGTATGTGTGTCTCTGCCCACAGAGGATCGAGGAGATTATGAGAAGGACCAGGAAGACTGGCGCTGAGGGAAAGGTCAGAATCGGCAGCAGACAACTCAGGTTGTCGCCACACATCTCATACATCTTCACCTTGTGTTTgaaacgtactgggtgtgtgtTCTGGCCCcacgtatacacacacgcacacacacgcgcacacaccccTTGCTTCCACTCCAGTGATGTTATGTGTTGCTGTTGACTGCGCACCATGAGGGCTCACGCCAGCTTTGTGTGTTCACGTCTGCTGTGCTGCGTTGAGACAGAAAGACGCCGTTTGGGCAGAGCCGGCGTCCGCTGTCTCCCACgtgcagtctttctcatctccGCTCCTGGGGCTTCCAGGTACGTCTGCTTGCGTCCACAGCCACGGTCGCCCACCGCCACCGCGCCTCTACGGTCGTGTTCGCACCGACAGCCTTGAACCCTAACTACACAGAGTGTTGCACACGCGAGAGCCGGGAATGATGTGGCCGCCCCCCTGAGGGAGGCCCCTCTCTGCTGGGGTCCCAGCGCTGGTGTCTTTCTGATCACACTGCAGATACTGTGGTGTGTTCCCACACCCTGCACAGTGTGCTCTGCTGCGCATACACTCCAAATACACTGGCGTCTTCCTGTAAGGCACTGCGCTGCGGCGCCAGGACTGGGTTCTCTCTCCTCTCAGAAGAAACAACAAGCCCCCCCTACAAATTTTCTGGTACAATAGAATCTCGACAGTCACCTTCAAGAGCTCCGGCCAATCAAAACGAGTGCTCTGCTGGGGGTCTGAGACCTTCAGGGGATCCAAGCACCGTTAGAGAAATATTAGTGCTGCTCTACTTCCTCCCAAAGTGCCTCCTCTCTGGGTTTCTGTCCAGCAGGTATAGGACAGGTGAATACCGTGGTGAACATACAGGTGAGTGGGCCGGGCCTGGAGCAACTGCCCCCATCCTTTGGCCTGGGGCTGCTGGGAGTGCAGAGCCGGGGGGCAGATGAGCTTGCTGATGAAGTCCAGGCCATGGATGTCAGGTAAACTCCAGCACCGATGGGCTGTTTAACAGTGTTCCAATGGTACATTCCGGAATGCATTGGTCAATATTGTTCTTTTTGACACTTTCAAGTGAACGTGTGCACTTCTTTACGCTGTAACACACTTTAGAAGGAAAAATGGACTGCTTTGGCATTCAGGGTTTGTAGCTCAGGCTGCACCTTAATCCGCTAAGGTGTAGTGTGAAACACATAGTGTTACTTACACCGCGGTATTTGTACAGCTTTATCTAACAACTGGACCATGTGGAAGTTTTGCAGCAACGTCAGCGAAAGAGCAAAACTACGA encodes:
- the map7d2b gene encoding MAP7 domain-containing protein 2 isoform X2 → MDGQMDGRPCPPRREGQEATEQSGSGPRRRSHGSVRESLFFPVLERNEQQRLDALSRSSPERSLQHDVRPKRWTWGGDYENDLRCDVSPSSTSSESNHVSPSPHRPSASGPPSDAENGKSRVESPAATPKAPAMETSGAEKASASLLRSSSARRPDSPATPSRRSSPRPLSQSLGTPRRSRRQSPCATGPHPSSPLKNGPSWPSADLSRKPAGEEKEVKGHGSSERKASKAETTERKMPKSVSRERAMGAERSADASPVTPTGKPVAGTTDAEEASRLLAERRRQARQQKEQEERQRREQEEEERLRVEEEQRRLREERARLEEEARQKEEQRQREELERRRVEEEERRLKERRWRELQAQLEREKEEMDFRAQKEAERQQQEREMLKLQEDEERLQRKKRIEEIMRRTRKTGAEGKKDAVWAEPASAVSHVQSFSSPLLGLPGIGQVNTVVNIQVSGPGLEQLPPSFGLGLLGVQSRGADELADEVQAMDVSPVSKDELTSNLPDNELQKSSTSNACALEDLLDITSQVSCPALSAGEPLGDCNKNLIEDFYPSAEAQLIQSFISSPDERNLQ
- the map7d2b gene encoding MAP7 domain-containing protein 2 isoform X1; the encoded protein is MDGQMDGRPCPPRREGQEATEQSGSGPRRRSHGSVRESLFFPVLERNEQQRLDALSRSSPERSLQHDVRPKRWTWGGDYENDLRCDVSPSSTSSESNHVSPSPHRPSASGPPSDAENGKSRVESPAATPKAPAMETSGAEKASASLLRSSSARRPDSPATPSRRSSPRPLSQSLGTPRRSRRQSPCATGPHPSSPLKNGPSWPSADLSRKPAGEEKEVKGHGSSERKASKAETTERKMPKSVSRERAMGAERSADASPVTPTGKPVAGTTDAEEASRLLAERRRQARQQKEQEERQRREQEEEERLRVEEEQRRLREERARLEEEARQKEEQRQREELERRRVEEEERRLKERRWRELQAQLEREKEEMDFRAQKEAERQQQEREMLKLQEDEERLQRKKRIEEIMRRTRKTGAEGKKDAVWAEPASAVSHVQSFSSPLLGLPAGIGQVNTVVNIQVSGPGLEQLPPSFGLGLLGVQSRGADELADEVQAMDVSPVSKDELTSNLPDNELQKSSTSNACALEDLLDITSQVSCPALSAGEPLGDCNKNLIEDFYPSAEAQLIQSFISSPDERNLQ